Proteins from a genomic interval of Cyprinus carpio isolate SPL01 chromosome A21, ASM1834038v1, whole genome shotgun sequence:
- the LOC109052426 gene encoding complement factor B-like, giving the protein MECNQQFKWLIIAMICPLIAGAPSSMSKRDSSCPKENLNITGGTFVLSKGYSHGSLLRYICPNGYYPPVQSRRCQHGLWTSKTKTRKTPECKNIKRQKPCVFENGEVIPYKDKYYVNDTTTYSCHSDCTFRGSAVRVCKPNGKWSGSTPVCECDSDHCPDPGVPPGSSRTGNMFNIGDKVTYRCESPLTLIGSKVRVCLDGGQWSGTEPQCYADFTYDTPKEASEAFSSSLKSSLAVSQQYEKEDQQGKKITMNQGGKLDIYIAVDASGSIYERDFENAKTTIKMLIEKISYYPVSPNYEILIFATYVTRIISMRDFKNNEDARNLMNILKELDDFNYEHIGEHTGTNIAKVYTTIFQSMKIEELNNATAFSESQQIIILFTDGIDFSANMGGTHKNKVEHTKTKVNPIKHLVTKNDPMRERNLDLYVFGVGVDVNQEDINGLVSQRDQEKYFFKLKDLTEVQKMFDDMIDESTSVGLCGIVWEGLENKRRAFPWLAQINIQHPSTSKGSNCMGSLVSSSYILTGATCFKEGDTPDKIIVKLEKGLVVNVKKYTLHPKYNPKAKQHIGIQEYYEFDVALIQLEKAVEMSFNLRPICIPCTRETNGALKLSESEGTCRKHEEILMNNELVEAAFTSDMDTDNSPKYIKNIMIKLGKYRDACVEDAKKAEGLNVKNAREVVTDNFLCSGGNEPKTDDVACKGDSGGATYVNKKGRVIQVGVVSWGVKDKSNQKKNTTSDADSRDYHSNLFSKRIRSFLKEHLENDRIGNPLTFLPNALAD; this is encoded by the exons ATGGAGTGTAACCAGCAGTTTAAATGGTTGATTATTGCAATGATATGTCCTCTTATTGCAG GTGCTCCATCCTCCATGTCCAAACGAGACAGTTCATGTCCCAAAGAGAATCTAAACATTACTGGAGGGACCTTTGTTCTTTCTAAAGGCTATTCACATGGAAGTCTTTTAAGATACATCTGTCCAAATGGATATTACCCACCAGTTCAGTCACGTCGTTGTCAGCATGGACTCTGGACCTCAAAGACCAAAACCAGAAAAACCCCAGAGTGCAAAA acataaaaagacaaaaacccTGTGTTTTCGAGAATGGAGAGGTGATTCCATATAAAGACAAGTACTATGTAAATGACACAACCACCTACTCATGTCATTCTGATTGTACATTCCGTGGCTCAGCGGTCCGTGTTTGCAAGCCTAATGGAAAGTGGAGTGGAAGCACACCAGTTTGTGAATGTGACT CTGATCACTGTCCTGATCCTGGTGTTCCCCCTGGTAGCAGCCGAACAGGGAACATGTTTAACATAGGCGACAAAGTCACGTATCGCTGTGAGAGTCCATTGACCTTGATTGGTTCCAAAGTGCGAGTGTGTCTGGATGGAGGCCAGTGGTCAGGAACAGAGCCACAATGTTACG CTGATTTCACATATGACACTCCAAAGGAGGCATCAGAAGCTTTCAGCAGTTCTCTTAAGTCGAGTCTAGCGGTTTCTCAACAGTATGAAAAAGAAG ATCAGCAGGGGAAGAAAATAACTATGAACCAGGGTGGAAAACTTGATATTTACATTGCTGTTGATGCATCTGGCAGCATATATGAGAGGgattttgaaaatgcaaaaaccACCATTAAAATGCTTATAGAAAAG ATTAGTTATTACCCGGTCTCCCCAAACTATGAGATCCTGATATTTGCCACATATGTTACGCGGATAATCTCTATGAGGGACTTCAAAAATAATGAAGATGCAAGAAACCTAATGAATATTCTTAAAGAGCTGGATGACTTTAATTATGAGC ATATAGGTGAACACACAGGTACCAATATTGCCAAAGTCTATACAACCATTTTTCAGAGCATGAAAATAGAGGAGCTCAACAATGCAACGGCCTTCAGTGAGAGCCAACAAATCATCATACTGTTCACTGATGGTATTGACTTTTCA GCAAACATGGGGGGAACTCACAAAAACAAAGTGGAACATACCAAAACAAAAGTGAACCCGATTAAACATCTTGTCACCAAAAATGATCCAATGCGAGAGAGGAATCTTG ATCTTTATGTATTTGGAGTTGGAGTTGACGTGAATCAAGAAGACATAAATGGCTTAGTGTCACAGAGGGACCAAGAAAAATACTTCTTTAAGCTTAAAGACTTGACAGAGGTGCAGAAGATGTTTGACGACATGATTG ACGAGAGCACCAGTGTAGGATTGTGTGGGATTGTGTGGGAAGGCTTGGAAAATAAACGCCGTGCATTTCCCTGGTTGGCACAGATTAATATTCAA CATCCTTCTACATCAAAAGGTTCCAATTGCATGGGTTCATTAGTTTCCTCAAGTTACATCTTGACAGGGGCTACCTGTTTCAAAGAGGGAGACACACCTGATAAGATAATAGTTAAACTGGAAAAAGGCCTGG TTGTAAACGtgaaaaaatacacacttcatcCTAAATATAACCCCAAAGCAAAACAGCATATTGGAATACAGGAATATTACGAATTTGATGTAGCTCTTATACAGCTGGAAAAAGCTGTTGAGATGAGTTTTAATTTACG ACCAATCTGCATCCCATGCACTAGAGAAACCAATGGAGCTCTGAAACTTTCAGAAAGTGAAGGGACTTGCAGAAAACATG AGGAAATACTAATGAACAACGAGCTTGTGGAAGCTGCTTTCACATCTGATATGGATACTGATAATAgtccaaaatacataaaaaacatcatgATCAAGCTTGGAAAATAT CGGGATGCTTGTGTTGAAGACGCAAAAAAAGCAGAAGGACTCAACGTGAAAAATGCCAGGGAAGTAGTTACAGACAATTTTCTGTGCAGTGGTGGTAATGAACCAAAAACAGATGATGTTGCCTGCAAAG GAGATTCAGGTGGGGCCACTTATGTGAATAAAAAAGGTCGAGTGATTCAG GTTGGTGTCGTAAGCTGGGGAGTGAAGGACAAATCCAATCAAAAAAAGAACACCACCTCGGATGCAGACTCCAGAGATTACCATTCAAATCTTTTCAGTAAGAGGATACGCTCATTCCTTAAAGAACACCTAGAAAATGACCGTATAGGAAACCCTCTTACATTCTTGCCAAATGCTTTAGCAGACTGA